The following proteins are co-located in the Nocardioides piscis genome:
- a CDS encoding F510_1955 family glycosylhydrolase: MAALSAVALVSACSDPVEETPTIGRRDVPQDAGLALGHIHGLGVDPGDGTLYVASHVGVFRVSDDGTSERVADRWQDTMGFAVVGPSHFLGSGHPDLEEEDLPTSLGLIESTDAAQTWEPVSLLGDADLHAIEAVGDRIYAYDSTAGALVMTDNRTDWRTITQQPLYDLAAEPKTPDVVYATTDRGLLITSTNGSAPQPVTAAPVLTAIDWQPDGPLVGIAPDGAVMASTDGVDWTKVGEVDGPAEALDVVDGRWHAATSTGVYESTDDGKTWKIVVRHRM, encoded by the coding sequence TTGGCAGCACTCTCGGCGGTGGCCCTTGTGTCCGCCTGCAGTGACCCGGTTGAGGAGACTCCAACGATCGGGCGCCGAGACGTTCCTCAAGATGCCGGCCTGGCGCTCGGGCACATTCACGGACTCGGCGTCGACCCTGGCGACGGAACTCTTTATGTGGCTTCGCATGTCGGTGTCTTCCGGGTGAGCGACGACGGGACCAGCGAGCGTGTGGCTGACCGGTGGCAAGACACGATGGGCTTCGCCGTTGTCGGACCCAGCCACTTCCTCGGCTCCGGCCATCCAGACTTGGAAGAGGAGGACCTCCCGACCAGCCTCGGCCTCATCGAGTCCACCGACGCAGCCCAGACGTGGGAGCCAGTGTCCCTCCTCGGCGATGCCGACCTGCACGCCATCGAAGCAGTGGGGGACCGGATCTACGCCTACGACTCGACAGCAGGCGCCTTGGTCATGACGGACAACCGAACGGACTGGAGAACGATCACGCAGCAACCGTTGTACGACCTCGCCGCGGAGCCCAAGACCCCCGACGTCGTGTACGCCACTACCGACCGCGGGCTCTTGATTACCTCCACCAACGGTTCAGCCCCTCAACCAGTGACGGCAGCACCGGTTCTCACAGCGATCGACTGGCAGCCGGACGGACCACTCGTCGGAATCGCACCTGACGGCGCAGTCATGGCGAGCACCGATGGCGTCGACTGGACGAAAGTCGGTGAGGTCGACGGCCCGGCCGAAGCGCTCGATGTTGTCGATGGTCGTTGGCACGCGGCCACCAGCACCGGCGTGTACGAGTCAACCGACGATGGAAAGACCTGGAAAATCGTCGTTCGCCACAGGATGTGA
- a CDS encoding heavy metal translocating P-type ATPase, producing MTTHSHSDGQHDPGHQGGESNGIATTVLEVSGVQWASSKNVAEAVLARRPGVLSVDANPVSQTATVTYDRNRTNLSELRAWVRQCGFHCAGQSVPQHVCDPMTEPRSATGHDGHITQDAHAGHPTAPASPVSSPHDAMGHGGHGSMSMADMVRDMRNRFLVAALLSVPILLWSPIGREVLGFETVAPFGLRDDVFSLLLSLPVVFYSAWIFFDGAWRALRARTLDMMVLVAVAVGAGWLYSLGVTLTGGGEVFYEAATVLTAFVLLGHWFEMRARGGANDAIRTLLDLAPPQGLVIRDGEPVEVSTAEVVVGDLLLVRPGAKIATDGVVEEGDSDVDEALVTGESLPVHKSPGDPVIGATVNTTGTLRVRATKVGADTALAQIVALVQQAQNSKAPGQRLADKAAFWLVLVALIGGAGTFLVWLAAGASVQTALLFAITVVVITCPDALGLATPTAIMVGSGLGAKRGILFKNATAIETSARIDTVVMDKTGTLTKGEPEVTDVVLAPGVDEQRALALASALERESEHPLAQAVVRHVDATDAPRLRATGFRNVTGIGALAEVDGHKVAIGNRRLMESEDIAVGDLGAQRDEIASGGRTAVFVAVDGNVVAVIGMADAVRETSAAAVTAMHKAGIRVVMLTGDNHATAERIAEELGIDTVIAEVLPEDKARHVQQLQDEGRVVAMVGDGVNDSPSLVQADVGIAVGAGTDVAIEAADVVLMRSDPLDVPVALTIGRGTLRKMRQNLGWAVGYNAIALPIAAGVFEPAFGLVLRPEIAALSMSGSSFLVAVNALMLKRLPLPTQPADPEPVQADSLQPAH from the coding sequence ATGACCACGCATTCACACTCCGACGGCCAACACGATCCCGGGCATCAGGGTGGCGAGAGCAACGGCATCGCCACCACCGTCCTGGAGGTCTCGGGAGTCCAATGGGCCAGCAGCAAGAACGTGGCCGAGGCCGTTCTGGCCCGGCGGCCCGGTGTCCTTTCGGTCGATGCCAACCCGGTCTCGCAGACCGCCACTGTCACCTACGACCGCAACCGCACGAACCTGAGCGAGCTGCGGGCGTGGGTACGTCAGTGCGGCTTCCACTGCGCCGGCCAGTCGGTCCCGCAGCACGTGTGCGACCCGATGACCGAGCCGAGGTCCGCGACTGGACACGACGGCCACATCACCCAAGACGCGCACGCGGGGCACCCGACGGCACCCGCGTCTCCGGTGAGCTCGCCGCACGACGCGATGGGCCACGGCGGGCACGGGTCCATGTCGATGGCCGACATGGTCCGCGACATGCGCAACCGGTTCCTCGTTGCTGCGCTGCTCTCCGTGCCCATTCTGTTGTGGTCACCGATCGGCCGGGAGGTGTTGGGTTTCGAGACCGTCGCGCCGTTCGGCCTACGCGACGACGTGTTCAGCCTGTTGCTGTCACTGCCGGTGGTGTTCTACTCGGCCTGGATCTTCTTCGACGGGGCCTGGCGGGCGCTGCGCGCTCGCACGCTCGACATGATGGTGCTGGTTGCCGTCGCCGTGGGGGCCGGCTGGCTCTACTCGCTCGGGGTCACCCTCACCGGTGGCGGTGAGGTGTTCTACGAGGCGGCCACGGTGCTGACCGCGTTCGTGCTGCTCGGGCACTGGTTCGAGATGCGCGCCCGTGGCGGCGCCAACGACGCCATCCGAACCCTCCTTGATCTGGCGCCTCCGCAGGGTCTCGTCATCCGCGACGGCGAACCGGTCGAGGTGTCCACAGCGGAGGTCGTCGTCGGGGACCTGCTCCTGGTGCGCCCGGGCGCCAAGATCGCGACCGACGGGGTCGTGGAGGAAGGTGACTCCGACGTCGACGAGGCGTTGGTCACCGGCGAGAGCCTCCCGGTGCACAAGTCACCTGGCGACCCGGTCATCGGGGCCACCGTCAACACCACCGGCACCCTCCGCGTCCGTGCCACCAAGGTCGGCGCGGACACTGCCCTGGCCCAGATCGTCGCGCTCGTGCAGCAGGCGCAGAACTCCAAGGCCCCCGGACAGCGACTCGCGGACAAAGCCGCGTTCTGGCTCGTCCTTGTCGCCCTAATCGGCGGGGCCGGAACCTTCTTGGTCTGGCTGGCGGCGGGCGCGAGCGTGCAGACCGCGCTGCTGTTCGCGATCACCGTTGTCGTCATCACCTGCCCCGACGCGCTGGGCCTGGCCACGCCGACCGCGATCATGGTCGGTTCCGGGCTCGGTGCCAAGCGGGGCATCCTGTTCAAGAACGCCACCGCGATCGAGACATCGGCCCGGATCGACACCGTGGTGATGGACAAGACCGGCACCCTCACCAAAGGCGAACCCGAGGTCACCGACGTCGTCCTCGCCCCCGGCGTCGACGAACAACGAGCCCTCGCCCTGGCCAGTGCCCTCGAACGCGAGTCCGAGCACCCACTCGCTCAGGCAGTCGTGCGTCACGTCGACGCGACAGACGCCCCACGCCTGCGCGCCACCGGCTTCCGCAACGTCACCGGCATCGGGGCGCTCGCCGAGGTCGACGGACACAAGGTCGCGATCGGCAACCGACGGCTCATGGAATCAGAGGACATCGCGGTCGGCGACCTCGGAGCGCAGCGCGACGAAATCGCCTCAGGCGGACGCACCGCGGTGTTCGTCGCCGTCGACGGCAACGTGGTCGCCGTGATCGGGATGGCCGACGCGGTCCGCGAGACCTCCGCCGCCGCAGTCACGGCCATGCACAAGGCCGGCATCCGGGTCGTCATGCTCACCGGCGACAACCACGCGACCGCCGAGCGGATCGCGGAGGAACTCGGAATCGACACCGTCATTGCCGAGGTGCTGCCCGAGGACAAGGCACGTCACGTCCAGCAGCTGCAAGACGAAGGACGCGTCGTCGCGATGGTCGGCGACGGCGTCAACGACTCGCCCTCGCTGGTGCAGGCCGACGTCGGTATCGCCGTTGGCGCCGGCACCGACGTCGCCATCGAGGCCGCCGATGTCGTCCTCATGCGCTCCGACCCGCTCGACGTGCCGGTGGCACTGACGATCGGACGGGGCACGCTGCGCAAGATGCGACAGAACCTCGGGTGGGCAGTGGGCTACAACGCAATCGCGTTGCCGATCGCCGCCGGCGTCTTCGAGCCCGCGTTCGGCCTGGTGCTGCGGCCCGAGATCGCCGCGCTGTCAATGTCCGGGTCGAGCTTCCTGGTTGCCGTGAATGCCTTGATGCTCAAGCGCCTACCGCTGCCCACGCAGCCCGCTGACCCCGAACCAGTTCAGGCTGACAGCCTGCAGCCAGCGCACTAG
- a CDS encoding heavy metal translocating P-type ATPase, translated as MNVNDALVILAALILTSVLAWFFFGPRRTSHAQLEDGFQVVRVTVKGGYHPDLLEVRPGTPVRMVFDRQESGDCSSRVVMPEFKVNELLPAHATTAVEFTPTEEGTYRFACGMNMISGTLRVAGGDDSGQTPTTDDNLGRDHSQTNRDSNKSPVVTDTNDSVSPDGREGEDPEAAERAAEISDLSRRVIVGAVLSAPVLFAVMLTEFFAVTWMPELLMNRWFQLALIAPVMVYTGWPIHRTGWLALSHRTADMNSLITLGTVAAFGYSLVVTVAPGLLPQDVREVYYEAVGVIITLILLGRLLETRAKAGTGEAIRTLIGLQPRTARVVRDGLEVEVQIDDVVVNDIVVVRPGEKLPVDGQVTEGASAVDESMVTGEPIPVAKAPGDTVIGATINQTGTFRYAATKVGGETMLARIIKLVREAQGSKAPIQRLVDTVSSYFVPAVIAIAVWTFVVWALAGPDPALVFALVAAVSVLIIACPCALGLATPMSITVGTGKGATNGILIRSAEALETAHKLDTVVLDKTGTITNGTPVLTDVIPLAGFTGDDLLATVAAVENSSEHPLASAIVDGAKRQHLPLPEVTAFDSVTGQGVRALIAGREVLVGSPRLLAGAGIDPTPLLAHVEALAVDGKTPILAAVAGIPAGVIGVADTVKDGSAAAVAALQSRGIDVVMMTGDNRTTAAAIARQVGIRRVLAEVLPEHKAAEVKRLQAEGRIVGMVGDGINDAPALAQADIGSAIGTGTDVAIESSDITLVSGALAGVVTAVDLSRATMRNIKQNLGFAFVYNGLGIPVAAGALYPSLGLTLSPMIAAAAMALSSLSVVANANRLKTFRPRAFPDTVQPLEGEPVVEVGPTAKDTTKGTHQGGSPMSSATVVDPVCGMAIDPADAVRSVEYAETTYLFCSEHCAASFEKDPGMYAGTGT; from the coding sequence ATGAACGTCAATGACGCACTCGTCATCTTGGCCGCACTGATTCTCACCAGCGTGCTCGCGTGGTTCTTCTTCGGCCCAAGAAGGACCAGCCACGCGCAGCTCGAGGACGGGTTCCAGGTGGTTCGAGTGACGGTGAAGGGCGGCTACCACCCTGACCTGCTCGAGGTGCGACCAGGTACCCCAGTGCGGATGGTGTTTGACCGCCAGGAATCCGGCGACTGCTCCTCGCGGGTCGTCATGCCGGAGTTCAAGGTCAACGAGCTGTTGCCGGCACATGCCACGACTGCCGTGGAGTTCACTCCGACGGAGGAGGGGACTTACCGCTTCGCCTGCGGGATGAACATGATCAGCGGGACGCTTCGCGTTGCCGGGGGAGACGATTCGGGACAGACCCCGACCACTGACGACAACCTGGGTCGCGACCACTCTCAAACGAACCGCGACAGTAACAAGTCACCGGTGGTGACCGACACAAACGATTCTGTGTCTCCAGACGGTCGCGAGGGTGAGGACCCGGAGGCCGCCGAGCGTGCCGCGGAGATCTCGGATCTGTCCCGTCGGGTGATCGTGGGAGCGGTCCTCAGCGCCCCGGTGCTCTTCGCCGTCATGCTGACCGAGTTCTTCGCTGTGACCTGGATGCCCGAGCTCCTGATGAACAGGTGGTTCCAGTTGGCCCTGATCGCGCCCGTCATGGTGTACACGGGCTGGCCGATCCACCGCACAGGTTGGTTGGCTCTCAGCCACCGGACCGCGGACATGAACTCCCTCATCACCCTCGGAACGGTCGCAGCCTTCGGCTACAGCCTGGTCGTGACTGTCGCCCCCGGCTTGCTCCCGCAAGACGTGCGCGAGGTGTACTACGAGGCAGTCGGGGTGATCATCACGCTGATCCTGCTCGGCCGCCTGCTCGAGACCCGAGCAAAGGCAGGCACGGGTGAAGCGATCCGCACCCTCATTGGTCTGCAGCCGCGCACGGCTCGCGTCGTGCGTGATGGCCTCGAGGTGGAGGTCCAGATTGACGACGTCGTCGTCAACGACATCGTCGTGGTGCGCCCGGGCGAGAAACTGCCAGTCGACGGACAAGTCACCGAGGGAGCTTCCGCGGTCGACGAGTCGATGGTCACGGGCGAGCCGATTCCGGTCGCCAAGGCGCCAGGTGACACCGTCATCGGGGCGACCATCAACCAGACCGGCACCTTCCGCTATGCCGCGACCAAGGTCGGCGGGGAGACCATGCTCGCCCGGATCATCAAGCTGGTCCGGGAGGCGCAGGGCTCCAAGGCGCCGATCCAACGACTCGTAGACACAGTGTCCAGCTACTTCGTCCCGGCGGTCATCGCCATCGCAGTCTGGACCTTCGTGGTCTGGGCCCTCGCCGGCCCCGACCCCGCCTTGGTGTTCGCGCTCGTCGCCGCAGTGTCAGTCCTCATCATCGCCTGCCCCTGCGCCCTCGGCCTCGCCACGCCCATGTCCATCACGGTGGGTACCGGAAAGGGCGCCACCAACGGCATCCTCATCCGCTCGGCAGAGGCACTCGAGACCGCGCACAAACTGGACACGGTCGTGCTGGACAAGACGGGCACCATCACCAACGGCACCCCCGTCCTGACCGATGTGATTCCATTGGCAGGCTTCACCGGCGACGACCTGCTCGCGACAGTGGCCGCGGTCGAGAACTCCTCCGAGCACCCGCTGGCCTCCGCAATCGTGGATGGGGCCAAGCGCCAACACCTGCCTCTCCCTGAAGTCACCGCCTTCGACTCGGTCACGGGGCAGGGCGTCCGCGCGCTGATCGCCGGCCGCGAAGTGCTGGTCGGCAGCCCACGACTCCTAGCGGGCGCTGGCATCGACCCCACCCCGCTGCTTGCTCACGTCGAGGCACTGGCCGTCGACGGAAAGACACCCATCCTCGCGGCAGTTGCTGGTATCCCAGCCGGGGTGATCGGCGTCGCGGACACGGTCAAGGATGGCTCGGCGGCCGCCGTGGCGGCACTGCAGTCGCGCGGCATCGACGTCGTCATGATGACCGGCGACAACCGGACCACGGCCGCGGCGATCGCACGTCAGGTCGGCATCCGCCGGGTGCTCGCCGAGGTCCTGCCCGAGCACAAGGCCGCGGAGGTCAAGCGCCTCCAAGCCGAGGGACGCATCGTCGGGATGGTGGGCGACGGCATCAACGACGCCCCGGCCCTGGCCCAGGCGGACATCGGATCAGCCATCGGCACCGGCACCGACGTGGCCATCGAGTCCTCTGATATCACCTTGGTCTCAGGTGCCCTGGCCGGTGTGGTGACCGCAGTCGACCTGTCCCGGGCCACCATGCGCAACATCAAGCAGAACCTGGGGTTCGCCTTCGTCTACAACGGGCTCGGCATCCCCGTCGCAGCGGGCGCCCTCTACCCGTCACTGGGCCTCACCTTGAGCCCCATGATCGCCGCCGCGGCAATGGCCCTCTCTTCTCTGTCGGTGGTCGCCAATGCCAACCGGCTCAAGACCTTCCGCCCCCGGGCCTTTCCTGACACCGTCCAACCCCTCGAGGGGGAACCGGTCGTAGAGGTAGGGCCCACAGCGAAGGACACCACAAAAGGCACTCACCAAGGAGGATCACCCATGTCCAGTGCAACCGTTGTCGACCCTGTCTGCGGAATGGCAATCGACCCCGCTGATGCTGTTCGCAGCGTTGAGTACGCCGAAACGACGTACCTCTTCTGCTCCGAGCACTGCGCCGCCAGCTTCGAGAAGGACCCAGGCATGTACGCCGGCACCGGTACCTGA
- a CDS encoding GNAT family N-acetyltransferase, with protein MVKADIPFVTEEHLKCFPENVMGRLGRPFLRRYYATFLDTPYGVATLAESEGRPCGFLVGILDTRAHRKLLLQRHVVPLAGTVLLGTLRHPRLAYRLFARRLSLWFQRRCRGHHQTESQAGPKKVAVLSHVATVENRRGAGVGRALVTDFVQAAKATGADRVSLATLDGANGAGPFYDRQGWLLKARRQTFDGRWIRLYDLELHDDA; from the coding sequence ATGGTGAAGGCGGACATCCCCTTCGTCACTGAGGAGCACCTCAAGTGCTTCCCGGAGAACGTCATGGGCCGTCTCGGCCGCCCTTTCTTGCGCCGCTACTACGCAACGTTTCTTGACACGCCATACGGCGTTGCCACCCTCGCAGAGAGCGAAGGACGGCCGTGCGGCTTCCTCGTTGGCATCCTCGACACACGGGCGCACCGGAAACTACTCCTACAGCGACACGTCGTGCCGCTAGCCGGCACCGTCCTGCTTGGGACGCTGCGCCACCCCCGGTTGGCCTATCGGCTCTTCGCGCGTCGCCTCAGTCTCTGGTTCCAGCGACGATGTCGAGGCCACCATCAGACGGAGTCGCAGGCAGGGCCCAAGAAGGTCGCGGTGCTTTCGCATGTTGCGACGGTTGAGAACAGGCGAGGGGCCGGGGTCGGACGCGCGTTGGTGACTGACTTCGTACAAGCAGCGAAGGCGACCGGAGCTGATCGGGTCAGTCTGGCTACGCTCGACGGAGCGAACGGCGCAGGACCGTTCTATGACCGTCAAGGATGGCTGCTGAAAGCCCGCCGCCAGACGTTCGACGGTCGGTGGATCCGCCTTTACGACCTGGAGCTGCACGACGATGCTTGA
- a CDS encoding class I SAM-dependent methyltransferase produces MADGIAQLFPDVRLTVTDIDDAMVTSARHRLAHRGNVTVRQADVTALPFGDASFDAVTSYLMLHHVTAWREALGEAARVLRPGGAFLGYDLTDTRAARLTHRLDRSPHLLLSADGLRIGLAEAGFDDVEVRPSASGHLMRFGAKRSVG; encoded by the coding sequence ATGGCCGACGGCATCGCCCAGTTGTTTCCCGACGTCCGCCTCACGGTCACCGACATCGACGACGCCATGGTGACATCTGCTCGGCACCGCCTGGCCCATCGCGGAAATGTGACCGTGCGACAGGCCGACGTCACTGCTCTGCCGTTCGGTGATGCCAGCTTCGACGCCGTCACGTCGTACCTGATGCTCCATCACGTCACCGCGTGGCGGGAGGCGCTCGGTGAGGCAGCGCGAGTGCTACGCCCGGGCGGCGCGTTCCTCGGCTACGACCTCACCGACACTCGAGCGGCGCGCCTGACCCATCGCCTTGACAGATCCCCCCATCTCCTCCTGTCCGCCGACGGGCTCCGCATCGGCCTCGCTGAGGCGGGGTTCGACGATGTCGAAGTTCGTCCTTCCGCTTCCGGCCACCTCATGCGTTTCGGAGCCAAGCGGAGTGTGGGCTAG
- a CDS encoding DUF305 domain-containing protein — translation MRKTLAAIALLATAGLTLTACADDPDGDATSSTGSDSTAAFNDADVNFAQLMIPHHEQAIEMAQMAQGRASNGEVLELAESIEAAQGPEIETLEGWLEAWGEEVTSGGMGGMDHGDMGDDSGGAMSGMMDEEEMNGLMEASGADWDRMFLEMMIEHHEGAVEMAQVEVDQGENPDAVALAEKIISDQQAEIAQMQQLLES, via the coding sequence ATGAGGAAGACGCTGGCTGCGATCGCCCTACTGGCCACCGCTGGCCTGACGCTGACTGCTTGCGCAGACGACCCGGACGGCGACGCGACGAGCAGCACCGGTAGCGACAGCACCGCCGCGTTCAACGACGCCGACGTCAACTTCGCCCAACTGATGATCCCTCACCACGAGCAGGCGATCGAGATGGCGCAGATGGCGCAGGGTCGGGCGAGCAACGGTGAGGTGCTAGAGCTCGCCGAGAGCATTGAGGCGGCTCAAGGTCCCGAGATCGAGACCCTGGAGGGCTGGCTCGAGGCGTGGGGTGAGGAAGTGACCTCCGGCGGAATGGGTGGGATGGATCACGGCGATATGGGTGACGACTCTGGTGGCGCAATGTCGGGCATGATGGACGAGGAAGAGATGAACGGCCTCATGGAGGCTTCGGGCGCCGACTGGGACCGCATGTTCCTCGAGATGATGATCGAGCACCACGAAGGCGCCGTCGAGATGGCCCAGGTGGAGGTCGATCAGGGCGAGAACCCGGACGCGGTAGCCCTGGCGGAGAAGATCATCAGTGATCAGCAGGCCGAGATCGCCCAGATGCAGCAGCTCCTCGAGTCCTAG
- a CDS encoding M23 family metallopeptidase, with protein sequence MSRHSSRAAPAQPNYEGAGKRRAVKPGRHDKDSLSKHPRRLPPANALLGALALIGAAGGALSGDLDTDPVPVRAEFATTGGSVSDAWSDDRRQPVVSRSAPRTASPLTSRALIAVKRREATMQQLEVAADRREQQIQQLQAAAEQRRREQLARQWTLPVSSYRLTGLFGQSSYLWSTVHTGLDFAAPEGTPIYSVGAGTVTEAGYAGSYGYRTIVTLADGTEIWYCHQSSISVTVGSAVSRGQVVGLVGSTGNVTGPHLHLEVRPEGGDPVDPYTALVQRGAQP encoded by the coding sequence ATGAGTCGACACAGCAGCAGGGCAGCGCCTGCACAGCCCAACTACGAGGGTGCGGGGAAGCGACGCGCTGTAAAGCCGGGCCGCCATGACAAGGATTCTTTGTCCAAGCATCCGCGGAGGCTGCCCCCCGCCAACGCGTTGCTAGGCGCCCTTGCGCTCATCGGTGCGGCCGGTGGAGCACTGTCTGGCGACCTGGATACAGATCCCGTCCCCGTGCGCGCGGAGTTCGCCACCACCGGCGGGTCCGTTAGCGATGCGTGGTCCGATGACCGACGCCAACCCGTGGTGAGCCGCTCCGCGCCACGCACAGCGTCGCCGCTGACTTCCAGAGCCCTGATCGCCGTCAAACGCCGCGAAGCGACCATGCAGCAACTTGAAGTAGCAGCCGATCGACGAGAGCAGCAGATCCAGCAACTGCAGGCAGCCGCCGAGCAGCGACGACGTGAGCAGCTAGCGCGACAGTGGACGCTGCCAGTGTCCTCGTACCGACTCACGGGCCTCTTCGGTCAGAGCAGCTACCTGTGGAGCACCGTCCACACCGGTCTGGACTTTGCAGCCCCGGAAGGCACTCCCATCTACTCCGTCGGTGCGGGCACGGTGACCGAAGCTGGGTACGCCGGGTCGTACGGTTACAGGACGATCGTGACTCTCGCGGACGGCACCGAGATCTGGTACTGCCACCAGTCGAGCATTTCTGTCACAGTTGGCTCCGCGGTGAGCCGAGGTCAGGTCGTCGGACTCGTCGGAAGCACCGGGAACGTGACCGGCCCACACCTTCACCTCGAAGTGCGTCCCGAGGGCGGAGACCCCGTCGACCCCTACACGGCCTTGGTCCAACGCGGGGCCCAACCCTAA
- a CDS encoding DUF2933 domain-containing protein encodes MSTMGGNHLKHMLLGGAGLFGVLLLVGVPLTSALLYAVLLACPLMMLAMGGHGGHAGAEHDHTSRRSDEPDESIEPARQQRHCH; translated from the coding sequence ATGAGCACGATGGGTGGCAACCACTTAAAACACATGCTGCTTGGAGGCGCAGGCTTGTTCGGCGTCCTGCTGCTTGTCGGCGTACCGCTGACTAGCGCCCTGCTATACGCCGTCTTGCTGGCTTGCCCGCTGATGATGCTCGCCATGGGAGGGCACGGCGGTCACGCTGGTGCCGAACACGACCACACGTCGCGTCGCAGTGACGAACCCGACGAATCCATCGAGCCGGCCCGCCAGCAGCGGCATTGCCACTGA
- a CDS encoding MFS transporter encodes MIGWRVRGRTEDKGTPASAPYEPLERPPDCASVEREEHTSRRWLALTGLTAVTFLLLLDDTAVAVAQPAIQRQLGLNLEGLQWLVNVYTLTIAAFILLAGQLADRFGRRRMYLTGLAIFTLASLGAGLASSGASLIVMRAVQGFGAALVTPTALAIIADVFPRSQRATALGIWAGVSASALGLGPLVGAVINDSLGWRWIFLINAPVGVGVWLLARAVLRDDHAPRPSLRLDALGAVISGAGLLALVLRLTQANGAGWLSVRSIALFLGAGLCLALFIRHERLTAEPLLQLSLFKDRAFAGANIQILLATSVMCSLFFFLALYLQTVLSYSALEAGTGLLPLTITIVVVGPYAGRLADRIGPRIPVALGMLLLAGALLGLSGLRMDSSIGSLVPWLTLAGFAIGLVTAPTTATAMGSTDADGHGSAAAVFSTFQTTGLTLGIAIMGAILASFGPGAAFARTISDEHHAAFVRGFSTALTVNAVIALIAAGIALTMLRPTAGRTERPNGAAKEEPDRRP; translated from the coding sequence ATGATCGGGTGGCGGGTCCGGGGAAGGACTGAGGACAAGGGCACCCCGGCATCGGCACCGTACGAGCCTCTTGAGCGACCCCCCGACTGCGCCAGCGTCGAGAGGGAGGAGCACACAAGCCGGCGCTGGCTCGCGCTGACGGGGCTGACAGCCGTGACTTTTCTGTTGCTGCTGGACGACACGGCCGTCGCGGTTGCCCAACCCGCGATCCAGCGTCAGCTCGGCCTGAACCTCGAGGGGCTGCAGTGGCTGGTCAACGTCTACACGTTGACGATTGCCGCCTTCATCCTCCTCGCCGGGCAGCTTGCCGATCGCTTCGGTCGGCGGCGGATGTACCTGACGGGTCTTGCGATCTTCACGCTCGCTTCGCTGGGTGCTGGACTCGCGTCTTCCGGAGCGTCACTGATCGTCATGCGTGCCGTCCAAGGCTTTGGCGCCGCGCTTGTGACTCCGACCGCTCTGGCGATCATCGCGGACGTGTTCCCGCGCAGCCAGCGCGCCACGGCGCTAGGTATCTGGGCCGGAGTCTCAGCCAGCGCGCTCGGCCTTGGTCCGCTGGTTGGCGCAGTCATCAACGACTCCCTTGGTTGGCGCTGGATCTTCCTGATCAACGCTCCCGTCGGCGTGGGTGTGTGGCTGCTGGCGCGCGCCGTCCTGCGTGACGATCACGCGCCGCGGCCGTCCCTGCGCCTCGACGCCCTCGGTGCCGTGATCTCGGGCGCGGGTCTGCTCGCATTGGTCCTCCGGCTCACCCAGGCCAACGGCGCCGGATGGCTCTCGGTGCGCAGCATTGCTCTCTTTCTCGGCGCTGGCCTTTGCCTCGCGCTCTTCATAAGGCACGAACGGCTGACAGCGGAGCCCCTGCTTCAACTGTCACTGTTCAAAGATCGCGCCTTCGCCGGAGCGAACATCCAAATCCTGCTCGCCACCTCGGTGATGTGCAGCCTCTTCTTCTTCCTGGCCTTGTACCTGCAAACCGTGCTCAGCTACTCGGCACTCGAGGCGGGCACCGGCCTGCTGCCTCTGACTATCACGATTGTCGTCGTCGGGCCGTACGCCGGCCGGCTCGCAGATCGCATCGGGCCCCGCATCCCGGTCGCCCTCGGAATGCTGCTTCTCGCCGGGGCGCTCCTGGGGCTGTCGGGGCTGCGCATGGACTCGAGTATCGGCAGCCTGGTGCCCTGGCTGACCCTGGCCGGCTTCGCGATCGGACTGGTCACGGCGCCGACCACCGCGACCGCCATGGGATCAACCGACGCTGACGGCCACGGTTCCGCGGCCGCCGTGTTCAGTACGTTCCAAACCACCGGGCTCACCCTCGGGATCGCGATCATGGGAGCAATCCTCGCTTCGTTCGGACCCGGCGCAGCCTTCGCTCGCACGATCAGCGACGAGCATCACGCGGCGTTCGTGCGCGGCTTCTCGACGGCTCTCACCGTCAACGCCGTCATCGCGCTCATCGCCGCCGGCATCGCCCTCACCATGCTGCGCCCGACGGCTGGGCGAACCGAAAGACCCAACGGGGCCGCCAAGGAGGAGCCCGATCGACGACCCTAG